Proteins found in one Mytilus edulis chromosome 2, xbMytEdul2.2, whole genome shotgun sequence genomic segment:
- the LOC139512917 gene encoding UPF0046 protein C25E10.12-like yields MRKLGLRSTKSKKNYRDIKDFSDEELEIYKDKDAKNENFRQVNILPDLETDMPSRAWRRISEKQTYKTVAPLNIHSPVKPDCLRFVCLSDTHSKLHADDMSNFYVPPGDILLHAGDFTNEGRLFEIEKFNTFLGNLSHKKKIVIAGNHELSFDRTLFAEEHCFEERNDKVNHYLRSKGLKSVRELVTNAIYLQDSIVSVCGINIYGSPWQPMYRKWAFNVNRGEEILQKWNCIPENVDILITHGPPVGHGDLTKAGINVGCVELLNTVQKRVKPKYHLFGHVHEGYGLTTDGETLFINASSCTKGYKLCNPPIIFDVPLPPGQSKDSLLESGKVVSYSKEESSSETVIDIRQKDIDNKQLTLKQLKSTLRCSVM; encoded by the exons ATGAGGAAGCTTGGTTTGAGGTCaacaaaatcaaagaaaaattatAGGGATATTAAAGATTTCTCGGATGAAGAATTGGAAATATATAAAGATAAGGACgcaaaaaatgaaaactttagACAGGTCAACATTCTTCCGGATTTAGAAACTGATATGCCAAGCAGAGCTTGGAGAAGGATAAGTGAAAAACAAACTTATAAAACAGTTGCCCCACTGAATATTCATTCCCCAGTAAAACCCGATTGTTTACGATTTGTTTGCTTGTCTGATACACACTCTAAGCTCCATGCAGACGATATGTCGAATTTTTATGTTCCTCCTGGAGATATCTTACTACACGCAGGAGATTTCACAAACGAAGGGAGACTATTTGAAATCGAAAAGTTCAATACATTTCTTG gtaATCTATCTCATAAAAAGAAGATTGTAATCGCAGGGAATCACGAGTTGTCTTTTGACAGAACTCTTTTTGCGGAGGAACACTGTTTTGAAGagagaaatgataaagtaaaTCATTATCTCAGATCCAAAGGACTAAAATCTGTTAGAGAACTAGTGACTAACGCTATTTATTTACAAGATTCAATTGTTTCTGTTTGTGGAATAAATATCTATGGATCTCcttg GCAACCTATGTATCGTAAATGGGCGTTCAATGTTAATCGTGGTGAAGAAATATTGCAGAAGTGGAATTGTATACCAGAAAATGTTGATATTCTTATTACACATGGACCACCTGTTG GTCACGGTGATTTAACCAAGGCTGGGATAAATGTTGGTTGTGTTGAACTTTTAAACACAGTACAGAAACGTGTCAAACCAAAGTATCATTTATTTGGTCATGTACATGAAG GTTATGGACTAACAACAGATGGAGAAACATTGTTTATCAATGCATCATCTTGTACCAAAGGATATAAACTGTGTAATCCACCAATAATATTTGATGTGCCCTTGCCTCCTGGCCAGTCAAAAGACAGTTTACTTGAAAGTGGTAAAGTTGTGTCTTATTCAAAAGAGGAATCTTCTAGTGAAACAGTCATAGACATCAGACAAAAGGACATAGACAACAAGCAATTGACCTTAAAACAGTTGAAATCGACTTTACGATGTAGTGTTATGTAG
- the LOC139512916 gene encoding metallophosphoesterase MPPED2-like → MKKLLKLSIKSTKSKNNEIDNHEDFSDDEFLKDDNENSENFRQDKILPDLETDMPSRAWRRMSEKQTFKTVAPLNIHSPVKPDCLRFVCLSDTHSKLHVDDMSKFYVPPGDILLHAGDFTMKGRPLEIERFNEALGKLPHKKKIVIAGNHELSFDDSLFTETNCFGESIGTVERYLKTKGLKSVRGLLTNAIYLQDSMVTVCGINIYGSPWQPRFCDWAFNVIRGEEILQKWNWIPENVDILITHGPPVGHGDVTKAGINVGCVELLNTVQKRVKPKYHLFGHIHEGYGLTTDGETLFINASSCTKGYKLCNPPIIFDVPLPPGQSKDSLLESVELVYFSKEESSSKPVIDISQKDKNNKLLTLTQLKLTKTKTE, encoded by the exons ATGAAGAAACTGCTCAAACTTAGTATCAAGTCAACAAAATCAAAGAACAACGAAATAGACAATCATGAAGATTTTTCGGATGACGAATTTCTAAAAGATGATAACGAAAATAGTGAAAATTTTAGACAGGACAAAATTCTTCCGGATTTAGAAACTGATATGCCAAGCAGAGCATGGAGAAGAATGagtgaaaaacaaacttttaaaaccGTAGCCCCACTGAATATTCATTCCCCAGTAAAACCTGATTGTTTacgatttgtttgtttgtctgatACACACTCTAAGCTCCATGTAGACGATATGTCGAAATTCTATGTTCCTCCTGGGGACATCTTACTACACGCAGGAGATTTCACGATGAAAGGGAGACCGCTGGAAATCGAACGATTCAATGAAGCACTAG gTAAACTTCCTCATAAAAAGAAGATTGTAATCGCAGGAAATCATGAGTTGTCTTTTGACGACAGTCTTTTTACCGAAACTAACTGTTTCGGAGAGAGTATTGGAACAGTAGAACGTTATCTCAAAACCAAAGGATTGAAATCTGTTAGAGGATTATTGACTAATGCTATTTATTTACAAGATTCGATGGTTACTGTTTGTGGAATAAATATCTATGGATCTCCTTG GCAACCCCGATTTTGTGATTGGGCGTTCAATGTTATTCGTGGTGAAGAAATATTGCAGAAATGGAATTGGATACCTGAAAATGTTGATATTCTCATAACACATGGACCACCTGTTG GTCACGGTGATGTAACCAAGGCTGGGATAAATGTTGGTTGTGTTGAACTTTTGAACACAGTACAGAAACGTGTAAAACCAAAGTATCATTTATTTGGTCACATACATGAGG GTTATGGACTAACAACAGATGGAGAAACATTGTTTATCAATGCATCATCTTGTACCAAAGGATATAAACTGTGTAATCCACCAATAATATTTGATGTGCCCTTGCCTCCTGGCCAGTCAAAAGACAGTTTACTTGAAAGTGTCGAACTTGTGTATTTTTCAAAAGAGGAATCTTCTAGTAAACCAGTAATAGACATCAgccaaaaagacaaaaataacaaactaTTGACCTTAACACAGTTGAAATTGACGAAAACTAAAACTGAGTAG